In Malania oleifera isolate guangnan ecotype guangnan chromosome 8, ASM2987363v1, whole genome shotgun sequence, a single window of DNA contains:
- the LOC131161938 gene encoding uncharacterized protein LOC131161938, whose product MSKTLVQPIGQKRLTNVAVVRLKKHGIRFEVACYKNKVLSWRSGVERDLDEVLQSHTVYSNVSKGILAKSKDLIKAFGTDDQSKICLEILEKGELQVSGKERESQLSSQFRDIATIVMQKTINPETQRPYTISMIERLMHETHFAVDPHNSSKKQALEVIRELQKHFPIKRSPMRVRLTVPQPNFPSLADKLNAWNTSTISKDESGSQLSVTCEIEPGFFRDCDSLVRKLQGRLEILAVSVHVEGDTQVDDYDEYEGMSSSVPKESTDSVLQLGERMQKQTLLQGSANIQAQVKQNKCSTCNAFVGDSYREHFKSDWHKHNLRRKTRQLPPLTAEECMADMEIADSKSDLKDYSF is encoded by the exons atgtcgaAGACACTGGTACAGCCGATAGGGCAGAAACGATTGACGAACGTTGCTGTGGTACGCTTGAAGAAGCATGGAATCCGTTTTGAGGTTGCCTGCTACAAGAACAAGGTTCTTTCATGGCGTTCCGGGGT TGAGAGAGATTTGGATGAAGTACTGCAGTCACATACTGTTTATTCAAATGTTTCAAAAGGAATTCTTGCCAAATCAAAAGATTTGATAAAGGCCTTTGGGACAGATGATCAATCGAAAATATGTTTGGAG ATTCTGGAGAAAGGAGAACTTCAAGTTTCAGGGAAGGAGAGGGAGTCTCAGTTGTCTAGTCAGTTTCGAGATATTGCAACAATAGTAATGCAGAAGACCATCAACCCAGAAACTCAGCGTCCTTATACCATAAGCATGATTGAGCGGCTAATGCATGAAACTCATTTTGCTGTTGATCCTCATAACAGCTCAAAGAAGCAG GCACTTGAAGTAATCCGTGAGCTTCAAAAGCACTTTCCCATAAAAAGGTCTCCAATGAGAGTGCGGCTGACTGTTCCTCAACCTAATTTTCCTTCTCTTGCGGATAAACTCAATGCCTGGAATACGAGCACCATTTCAAAGGATGAATCTGGAAGTCAGCTCTCTGTT ACTTGTGAAATAGAGCCAGGTTTTTTCAGGGACTGCGATTCCTTGGTGAGGAAGCTGCAGGGAAGATTAGAAATTCTGGCAGTTTCTGTGCATGTGGAGGGAGATACTCAGGTGGATGATTACGATGAGTACGAGGGTATGTCATCAAGCGTACCCAAAGAGTCAACTGATTCTGTGCTCCAACTTGGTGAAAGAATGCAGAAACAAACTCTCCTCCAAGGAAGTGCAAATATTCAGGCACAAGTGAAGCAAAACAAGTGCAGCACATGCAATGCATTTGTCGGAGATTCGTACAGAGAACACTTTAAGAGTGATTGGCACAAGCATAACCTAAGGCGCAAGACCAGGCAACTTCCTCCCCTTACTGCAGAAGAATGCATGGCTGACATGGAGATCGCTGACTCGAAGTCGGATTTAAAGGATTATTCATTTTGA